One Hippocampus zosterae strain Florida chromosome 21, ASM2543408v3, whole genome shotgun sequence genomic region harbors:
- the pah gene encoding phenylalanine-4-hydroxylase produces MDAAYKRVNGNSVQDAQPNEQDKVKRRGSMYLEEETSKKNEVVSCIFSLKEEVGALARALRLFEDKGINLTHIESRPSRVSQEQYEFFISVDSNCSPALDDVIECLRAQISGQVHELSRNKQKDTVPWFPNDIQDLDRFANQILSYGSELDADHPGFTDPVYRSRRKEFADIAYNYRHGQPIPRVEYTEDEKATWGTVFKELKTLYPTHACREHNRVFPLLEKYCGYRQDNIPQLEDVSRFLQSCTGFRLRPVAGLLSSRDFLAGLAFRVFHSTQYIRHGSKPTYTPEPDICHELLGHVPLFADSGFAQFSQEIGLASLGAPDEYIEKLATVYWFTVEFGLCKQGSDTRAFGAGLLSSFGELQYCLTDKPKLLPFDPEKTSVQKYPITEYQPVYFVAESFDDAKDRVRKFAGTIPRPFSVRYNPYTQSVEVLDNTQQLSNLANSIKSEMGKLCEALKKLE; encoded by the exons CGCGGCTCCATGTACCTGGaggaggagacaagcaagaagAACGAAGTGGTCTCCTGCATCTTCTCACTGAAGGAGGAGGTGGGCGCCTTGGCCCGAGCGCTCAGACTCTTTGAG GACAAGGGCATCAACCTGACACATATCGAGTCCCGGCCGTCGCGCGTCAGCCAGGAGCAGTACGAGTTCTTCATCAGCGTGGACTCCAACTGCTCGCCGGCCCTGGACGATGTCATCGAATGCCTGCGCGCGCAGATCAGCGGCCAGGTGCACGAGCTGTCGCGCAACAAACAGAAGGACACCG TGCCATGGTTCCCCAACGACATTCAGGACTTGGACCGCTTTGCCAACCAGATCCTCAGCTATGGCTCGGAGCTGGATGCCGATCACCCG GGCTTCACAGATCCAGTGTACCGCAGCCGCAGGAAGGAGTTCGCCGACATCGCCTACAACTACAGACa TGGCCAGCCCATCCCTCGGGTGGAGTACACAGAGGACGAAAAGGCCACATGGGGTACCGTATTCAAGGAGCTCAAGACCCTGTACCCAACTCACGCCTGCCGTGAGCACAACAGAGTCTTCCCGCTGCTGGAAAAATACTGCGGCTACAGGCAGGACAACATCCCGCAGCTGGAGGATGTGTCCCGCTTCCTGCAGT CCTGTACTGGTTTTCGGCTTCGCCCGGTTGCCGGCTTGCTCTCCTCCCGGGACTTCCTCGCCGGCCTCGCCTTCCGCGTCTTCCATTCCACGCAGTACATCCGCCATGGCTCCAAGCCCACCTACACACCTGAGCC tgATATCTGCCATGAACTCCTGGGGCATGTCCCACTCTTTGCTGATTCGGGTTTCGCCCAGTTCtcccag GAGATCGGTCTGGCTTCTCTAGGCGCCCCGGACGAATACATTGAGAAACTTGCGACG GTCTACTGGTTCACCGTGGAGTTTGGCTTGTGCAAGCAGGGCTCCGACACGAGAGCATTTGGAGCGGGATTGTTGTCGTCGTTTGGAGAGCTGCAG TACTGCCTGACCGACAAACCCAAACTACTTCCCTTTGACCCAGAGAAGACCAGCGTCCAGAAATACCCAATCACAGAGTACCAGCCGGTCTACTTTGTCGCCGAGAGCTTTGATGATGCCAAAGACAGAGTCAG GAAGTTTGCCGGCACCATTCCTCGGCCCTTCTCTGTGCGCTACAACCCTTACACCCAGAGCGTGGAGGTGCTGGACAACACCCAGCAGCTCAGCAATCTGGCCAACAGCATCAAGA GTGAAATGGGGAAATTATGCGAAGCCCTGAAGAAATTGGAGTGA
- the th2 gene encoding tyrosine hydroxylase 2 encodes MKTDSNACQVASIGGRRQSLIEDARRERSAGGQPGTSRGVDGQVFEEKEGRVTLNMLFNLSNDKNAGFFKTGKIFETFDAKLLHVESRPCKRSKNSTSDLEFFVKCEVHSSDLEVFVNSLKRVVDNVRSIPEEKVPWFPRQIKELDRCNLLITKFDPEMDKDHPGYTDPEYRKRRAFISELAYRYKQGDPLPEVEYTAEETSTWREVYKKLRSIYPNLACRQFLDGLQKLESECGYGEGRIPQLRDISAFLKEKTGFQLRPVAGLLSARDFLASLAFRVFQCTQYIRHASAPMHSPEPDCCHELLGHIPMLADKEFAQFSQEIGLASLGASQEDIEKLSTLYWFTVEFGLCKQNGTVKAYGAGLLSSYGELVYALSNEPEYKAFDPEETAVQPYQDQSYQPVYYVSESFEDAKMKLRKYSTTIQRPFAVRYEPITCSVDVLDEPSKIQTVLCETRDHLKILQGALEKLGSF; translated from the exons ATGAAGACTGACAGCAACGCATGCCAGGTGGCATCCATCGGTGGCCGAAGGCAAAGTTTGATCGAGGATGCCCGGCGGGAGCGCAGTGCTGGAGGTCAGCCAGGGACCTCACGGGGGGTGGACGGGCAAGTTTTTGAGGAGAAGGAGGGCCGAGTGACCCTAAACATGCTGTTCAACCTCAGCAACGATAAGAATGCGGGGTTCTTCAAGACAGGCAAAATATTTGAG ACTTTCGACGCCAAGCTCCTCCATGTTGAGAGCCGGCCGTGCAAAAGGTCCAAGAACAGCACGTCCGACTTGGAATTCTTCGTCAAGTGCGAGGTGCACAGCTCCGACCTCGAGGTCTTTGTCAACTCACTCAAGAGAGTCGTGGATAACGTTAGGTCCATCCCAGAGGAAAAAG TCCCCTGGTTTCCTCGACAGATCAAGGAGCTGGACAGATGCAACTTGCTGATCACCAAATTTGATCCGGAGATGGACAAGGACCATCCA GGCTACACAGACCCAGAATATAGAAAGCGCAGAGCCTTCATTTCAGAGCTGGCCTACAGATACAAACA GGGTGACCCGCTGCCCGAGGTGGAGTACACGGCAGAAGAAACATCCACATG GAGGGAGGTATACAAGAAGCTGCGGAGCATTTACCCCAATCTGGCGTGCAGACAGTTCCTGGATGGCCTGCAGAAGCTGGAAAGCGAATGCGGCTATGGCGAGGGGCGCATCCCTCAGCTCAGAGACATTTCTGCCTTCCTCAAAG AAAAAACTGGATTCCAGCTGCGTCCGGTTGCCGGCCTGCTGTCCGCCAGGGACTTCCTCGCCAGTTTGGCTTTCCGCGTGTTTCAGTGCACGCAGTATATCCGCCACGCGTCGGCGCCCATGCACTCTCCCGAGCC GGATTGCTGCCACGAGCTGCTCGGTCACATCCCCATGCTGGCAGACAAAGAGTTCGCCCAGTTTTCCCAG GAGATTGGATTGGCCTCGCTCGGAGCATCACAAGAAGACATTGAGAAATTATCTACG CTGTACTGGTTCACTGTGGAGTTTGGCCTTTGCAAACAGAATGGGACAGTGAAAGCTTACGGTGCAGGACTTCTCTCATCCTATGGAGAACTCGTG TACGCCCTGTCCAACGAACCCGAGTACAAGGCCTTCGATCCCGAGGAGACCGCCGTGCAGCCCTACCAGGACCAAAGTTACCAGCCAGTTTACTATGTTTCGGAAAGCTTCGAGGATGCCAAGATGAAATTGCG GAAGTACTCTACAACCATTCAGCGACCATTCGCCGTGCGCTATGAGCCCATCACCTGCAGCGTGGACGTTCTGGATGAACCCAGCAAGATCCAAACTGTCCTGTGCGAGACACGAGACCACCTGAAGATACTGCAGGGTGCCTTGGAGAAGCTCGGCTCCTTCTAA
- the nup37 gene encoding nucleoporin Nup37, with amino-acid sequence MSVARTLGAGDDASRGPTYTVPCDDYVHVVEFSPFTSGTPASLLAYGCNQYVVVGTCLFQEENTNMEGVEFNVLRVFHHDSRVDTLAWSPESRLDRIPTIRFCTAAPDRKISLLTSDLQDRHEVKVMEGHSSYVNHLVFEPTEGKQIASVSDDHTCRVWDLDGNESAIFRLRSPGISVCWHPEEVFKLMVAEKKGTIRFYDLVSQQAILSLDCGQSPLSAADWCLANTIKVGAVAGSDWLIWDITRSSYPQEKRPAHRDKAQQFKWSRAQENLFATTGCPGKVSSQLLIHHLGHPQPVTVGSVPVGSGLSWHRTLPLCVIGGDRKLCFWVTEM; translated from the exons ATGAGCGTTGCCAGGACACTTGGCGCAGGGGACGACGCCAGTCGGGGTCCCACCTACACGGTGCCATGTGATGACTACGTTCACGTAGTGGAGTTTAGCCCCTTCACGTCAGGCACACCCGCCTCACTGCTGGCCTACGGCTGCAACCAGTACGTGGTGGTGGGCACCTGTCTCTTCCAG GAGGAAAACACGAACATGGAGGGAGTCGAGTTCAATGTCCTGCGTGTGTTCCATCACGATTCACGAGTAGACACGCTCGCCTGGAGCCCTGAGTCCCGCCTGGACAGGATTCCCACAATCAG ATTTTGCACGGCCGCCCCCGACAGAAAAATCTCCCTGTTGACGTCGGACCTTCAGGATCGACACGAGGTCAAG GTGATGGAGGGCCACAGCAGCTACGTGAACCATTTGGTGTTTGAGCCCACCGAAGGGAAACAAATCGCTTCCGTCAGCGATGACCACACTTGCAG GGTGTGGGACCTGGATGGAAACGAGAGCGCCATTTTCAGACTCCGCTCTCCTGGCATCAGTGTGTGCTGGCACCCGGAGGAAGTCTTCAAG CTGATGGTGGCGGAGAAGAAAGGCACCATCCGCTTCTACGATCTGGTGAGCCAGCAGGCCATCTTGTCGCTGGATTGTGGCCAATCGCCACTCAGCGCCGCCGACTGGTGCCTGGCCAACACCATCAAAGTGGGCGCAGTGGCGGGCAGCGACTGGCTCATCTGGGACATCACCCGCTCCAG CTACCCCCAGGAAAAAAGGCCGGCGCATCGAGATAAAGCCCAGCAATTCAA GTGGTCTCGAGCCCAAGAGAACCTTTTCGCTACCACCGGATGTCCCGGAAAGGTCAGCAGTCAGCTGCTGATCCACCATCTCGGCCACCCGCAG CCGGTGACAGTGGGTTCAGTGCCGGTAGGCTCGGGCCTCAGCTGGCACCGCACGCTCCCGCTCTGCGTGATCGGCGGCGACCGAAAACTTTGCTTCTGGGTGACGGAGATGTAG